Proteins from one Parasteatoda tepidariorum isolate YZ-2023 chromosome 4, CAS_Ptep_4.0, whole genome shotgun sequence genomic window:
- the LOC107457146 gene encoding hornerin-like isoform X2, which translates to MSASEKAFLKCFCVLLIYLFDFIFCATINDASHIKETFIIRYFEGRKIVPVKVELDAKNQTELIQILDSKNSWISISLHDFIEEKKAFKDSNGSQCFISSATGETMEDDRKKLRLLNNGIVKGSYIPTFYILKEIDDKTFIEKFGKRIARFCNGSSLSLVSSDGIPLRRKKRQTAVNDDKSKFTHHSYGHYGHQSNNYAHYGHDTRITGTIDKDGNLKKDQTMTQYQERSQSSQTYPLRGTGNLPHASAMNGRNTFTNPSQNQNFISMGDNTGRSRSVNSGSDNSGQFSLQTAQESGYQLNLPFGLKAGNAYRGGISSSGQYGGTRGMPYHLSEQKPSLVGSGLQRYPSASSPGSLQGSYPGFNDISKSPESFQPGGMPGSSYLSPPISRADQRSLSPDTNGRPSLKTESTYPIVPGVSDMQQQGGIPGQLMRSHTGLGSSSPLNQIKTITPGGDSQIQPGIQYQPPFTGYQSGTPSHPRILHPPGVLPDTTLTGYQSARGYQPSSVSGLPTGIGQPAFPGYYPSSFPGTSITAARPVISGYQPGSTLTAYQPDSLPQSPHSGYQPAHFAPGYQDRQNSGAISGQYMPKALNGGSLQTDSIHSGTEEDGLLAQGYGIPGMQISQPRYPDSRVSTDQRQILGAGVDQQTSSRNVPGISAGTPTNLRALDSVQGQPRDTPRDTLQGGMTAPGSLPSHPFSVSGNGEPGQYSRPQIPDTSSYNVRDFTSRGASDGSRIGQSDLRTGPVAEPVRTALSNRNAQVQRGGDSASSQTQIQTGAEGTAAEASAAGQYRGIGSKTQVQGGYAGNGSFSAQAQSGFTGGITQSQVQGGKQGGLSGSSSAVENVGSAQSQVQIGRPSGSASSTAQGRFSQGMTSVRAQSGRTGGSAGAESQSRGLSSSQVKVDIAGKEVTGNSDFQGTVSASVLGGSSTGQSQTQLQGGYNSGRTYAATAQGGFDAAMDYQGSVPSAETSPVILHRNLDRNANFMHTSQLPSSGAVHRPSINGIASPSTLNRGAGVPVSVPISTPRQVSHEQAQGSRNIPGISQLPGTEYLSKIPSRNQGSTGSRDQDIHDQSQGSFDQRTSEIRYPSQSQGLYQPLHLTRSQPQSNMPQATSYESPSTATGSLQTDLTLGPIPFDQQRSPFSGSQTPTMQPQSGSFYETPSNLQPSHGARHPYHSPTVPQQSGYHPIQQPLSELSPPTQSMGSQGRINGLQPPSTIHEAFQPSSTFRTQHGIRAPDSSTQFGQQYFPPYPTETQNGDQIYSKRDQTAPTGSGSSDGAYSTSYQQPYFRPGLNQPPFQVPSQSNGLAPGQQIPSLTDRQPTSIGTPNPGGAPISFQEPGQRPLGQTSSLVPSFRPSLTTGQQTFLEPEHRLPGQTSLLEPSLRPSLTPEQHTLTAPTTDRDISSQQRPIQRPGVREPDSSEEGGCCEALKNLKRRCCGKTTQKQNGSCCSSTIDDFTQDFEDEDLTDESSNKEPCKVVKAICYIVYKPVGKARICKPTTSNNC; encoded by the exons actttcATCATACGTTACTTTGAAGGAAGAAAGATTGTCCCAGTAAAAGTAGAGTTAGATGCCAAAAACCAG ACCGAGCTTATTCAAATCTTGGACTCCAAAAATTCATGGATTTCAATATCACTTCATGATTTCATTGAA GAAAAGAAAGCTTTTAAGGACTCAAATGGAAGccaatgttttatttcaagtgCTACGGGCGAGACGATGGAAGATGACAGGAAAAAGTTACGGCTATTAAAT aatggCATTGTGAAAGGATCATACATCcccacattttatattttgaaagagatcgatgataaaacttttattgagaAGTTCGGAAAGCGGATAGCTCGGTTTTGCAATGGAAGTTCATTGTCATTGGTATCCAGTGATGGAATTCCATTAA gaCGGAAGAAGAGGCAGACAGCTGTCAATGATGACAAAAGCAAATTTACTCATCATTCATATGGTCATTATGGACATCAGAGCAATAATTACGCTCATTATGGTCATGACACTCGTATCACTGGTACTATTGATAAAGATGGAAACTTAAAGAAAGATCAAACAATGACTCAGTATCAg gaaaGATCTCAAAGTTCACAAACATATCCGTTGAGGGGAACAGGAAATTTACCACATGCATCAGCCATGAATGGAAGAAATACATTCACTAACCCCTcacaaaatcaaaactttatatCAATGGGTGATAACACAGGTAGGAGTAGAAGTGTAAACTCCGGCAGTGACAATTCAGGACAATTTTCCTTACAAACAGCACAAGAAAGTGGATATCAACTAAACTTGCCTTTTGGACTCAAGGCCGGAAATGCTTATCGTGGTGGTATTAGTAGTAGTGGACAATACGGGGGAACTAGAGGCATGCCATATCATTTATCTGAACAAAAGCCTAGTCTAGTTGGTTCAGGTTTGCAAAGATATCCCAGTGCATCTTCTCCAGGTTCCTTACAAGGATCTTATCCTGGTTTTAATGATATCTCCAAATCTCCAGAGAGTTTTCAACCAGGAGGAATGCCAGGAAGCTCTTATTTAAGTCCTCCAATATCTAGAGCGGATCAAAGAAGTTTGTCACCTGATACAAATGGACGTCCTTCCCTTAAAACTGAATCTACATATCCCATTGTCCCAGGTGTATCTGATATGCAACAGCAGGGGGGAATTCCTGGACAGTTGATGCGTTCCCATACTGGTTTAGGTAGTTCAAGTCCACtgaatcaaattaaaactatCACGCCAGGGGGGGATTCGCAAATTCAGCCTGGAATACAGTATCAACCTCCTTTCACAGGGTACCAATCCGGGACGCCTAGTCACCCAAGGATTCTACACCCACCTGGAGTTTTGCCTGATACTACATTAACAGGATATCAATCTGCTAGAGGATATCAGCCAAGCTCTGTATCAGGATTACCGACAGGAATAGGTCAACCGGCTTTTCCTGGATATTACCCGAGCTCGTTTCCGGGAACATCAATAACAGCAGCTCGCCCAGTCATATCAGGTTACCAACCCGGTTCGACTTTAACTGCGTATCAGCCTGATTCCTTACCACAGTCTCCCCATTCGGGATATCAGCCAGCACATTTTGCACCAGGATATCAAGATCGACAAAACTCAGGTGCAATATCTGGACAATATATGCCAAAAGCGCTAAACGGTGGATCTCTCCAAACCGATTCAATACATTCCGGTACTGAGGAAGATGGATTATTAGCTCAAGGATATGGAATTCCAGGAATGCAAATTTCTCAACCTAGATACCCTGACAGTCGTGTTTCAACTGATCAACGGCAAATACTCGGTGCTGGAGTTGATCAACAAACATCATCAAGAAATGTTCCAGGAATCAGTGCAGGCACTCCAACAAATTTAAGAGCATTGGATTCTGTTCAAGGTCAACCACGTGACACACCAAGAGATACATTACAGGGAGGAATGACTGCGCCTGGAAGTTTACCTTCTCATCCTTTCTCTGTTTCAGGAAATGGAGAGCCAGGACAGTATTCGAGACCACAAATTCCCGATACTTCTAGTTATAATGTTCGTGATTTCACGTCAAGGGGTGCTTCAGATGGGTCAAGAATTGGACAAAGTGACCTTAGAACTGGTCCTGTAGCAGAGCCAGTTAGGACAGCTCTTTCAAACAGAAATGCTCAAGTTCAAAGAGGAGGTGATTCTGCTTCATCGCAAACACAGATTCAAACAGGTGCTGAAGGAACAGCTGCTGAAGCATCTGCTGCTGGGCAATATAGAGGAATTGGCTCAAAGACCCAGGTTCAAGGTGGTTATGCAGGAAATGGGTCATTTTCAGCACAAGCTCAATCTGGATTCACTGGAGGCATTACTCAAAGTCAAGTACAAGGTGGGAAGCAAGGGGGTTTATCTGGTTCTAGTTCAGCAGTAGAAAATGTAGGATCAGCTCAAAGTCAAGTACAAATTGGTAGACCTAGTGGTTCAGCAAGCAGTACGGCGCAAGGTCGATTCTCTCAGGGCATGACTAGTGTTAGAGCGCAGAGTGGAAGGACCGGAGGAAGTGCAGGTGCAGAGTCTCAATCAAGAGGTTTAAGCAGTAGTCAGGTGAAAGTTGATATTGCTGGAAAAGAGGTCACGGGAAACAGTGATTTTCAAGGGACGGTATCTGCTTCTGTTTTAGGAGGTAGTTCGACAGGACAATCTCAAACGCAATTACAAGGAGGATACAACAGTGGAAGAACTTATGCAGCAACCGCTCAAGGCGGATTCGATGCTGCAATGGATTACCAAGGTTCAGTGCCTAGTGCAGAAACAAGTCCAGTCATTTTACATCGAAATTTAGAcagaaatgctaattttatgcACACTTCCCAACTACCGAGTTCAGGAGCTGTACATAGACCATCTATCAATGGGATTGCATCACCATCTACATTAAATAGAGGAGCTGGTGTGCCGGTATCTGTACCTATCTCCACACCAAGACAAGTAAGTCATGAACAAGCACAGGGATCTAGAAATATACCTGGAATTTCACAATTGCCAGGTACAGAATATTTGTCGAAAATTCCATCAAGAAACCAAGGATCAACTGGGAGTAGAGATCAGGATATTCATGATCAAAGTCAAGGCAGTTTTGATCAAAGAACGTCCGAAATAAGATATCCTTCCCAATCTCAAGGTCTTTATCAGCCCTTACACCTTACGAGGAGCCAACCGCAATCAAATATGCCACAAGCGACCAGTTATGAAAGCCCCTCAACGGCTACTGGTTCTTTACAAACCGATTTAACTTTAGGGCCAATTCCTTTTGATCAACAGCGCTCTCCTTTTTCTGGAAGCCAAACACCAACTATGCAGCCCCAATCTGGTTCATTTTATGAAACACCAAGTAATTTACAACCCTCCCACGGTGCTAGACACCCATACCATTCTCCGACTGTACCACAACAATCAGGATATCATCCAATACAACAGCCTTTATCTGAACTATCACCACCAACTCAATCCATGGGATCTCAAGGAAGAATTAATGGGTTGCAACCTCCTTCAACTATTCATGAGGCATTTCAACCAAGTTCTACCTTTAGAACACAACATGGTATTCGAGCCCCCGATTCATCGACTCAATTTGGTCAACAATATTTTCCCCCTTACCCCACTGAAACTCAAAATGGTGACCAGATTTATTCTAAAAGAGATCAGACGGCTCCTACTGGCTCAGGGAGTTCAGATGGTGCTTATTCAACCAGTTACCAACAACCATATTTCAGACCTGGACTAAACCAACCACCTTTCCAAGTACCAAGTCAATCAAATGGTCTTGCACCAGGACAACAAATACCCTCACTTACAGACCGTCAACCTACCTCCATAGGCACACCTAACCCTGGTGGTGCACCTATCAGTTTCCAAGAACCAGGGCAAAGACCATTAGGACAAACTTCTTCACTTGTGCCAAGCTTCAGACCCAGTTTAACAACAGGACAACAAACATTCCTAGAACCAGAGCATAGATTACCAGGACAAACTTCCTTATTAGAGCCAAGCCTCAGACCTAGTTTAACACCAGAGCAACATACATTGACCGCACCTACTACAGACAGagatatttcaagtcagcaaCGACCCATTCAAAGACCTGGTGTTCGAGAACCGGATTCAAGTGAGGAAGGGGGCTGCTGTGAAgctttgaaaaatctaaaaagacGATGTTGTGGTAAAACTACACAGAAACAGAATGGTTCATGTTGCTCATCGACAATAGATGATTTCACTCAGGATTTTGAAGATGAAGATTTAACCGATGAAAGTAGCAACAAGGAGCCATGTAAAGTTGTAAAAGCAATATGTTACATTGTATACAAACCAGTTGGAAAAGCAAGAATTTGCAAGCCAACTACGTCAAATAACTGTTAA
- the LOC107457146 gene encoding hornerin-like isoform X1 — translation MSASEKAFLKCFCVLLIYLFDFIFCATINDASHIKETFIIRYFEGRKIVPVKVELDAKNQTELIQILDSKNSWISISLHDFIEEKKAFKDSNGSQCFISSATGETMEDDRKKLRLLNNGIVKGSYIPTFYILKEIDDKTFIEKFGKRIARFCNGSSLSLVSSDGIPLRRKKRQTAVNDDKSKFTHHSYGHYGHQSNNYAHYGHDTRITGTIDKDGNLKKDQTMTQYQERSQSSQTYPLRGTGNLPHASAMNGRNTFTNPSQNQNFISMGDNTGRSRSVNSGSDNSGQFSLQTAQESGYQLNLPFGLKAGNAYRGGISSSGQYGGTRGMPYHLSEQKPSLVGSGLQRYPSASSPGSLQGSYPGFNDISKSPESFQPGGMPGSSYLSPPISRADQRSLSPDTNGRPSLKTESTYPIVPGVSDMQQQGGIPGQLMRSHTGLGSSSPLNQIKTITPGGDSQIQPGIQYQPPFTGYQSGTPSHPRILHPPGVLPDTTLTGYQSARGYQPSSVSGLPTGIGQPAFPGYYPSSFPGTSITAARPVISGYQPGSTLTAYQPDSLPQSPHSGYQPAHFAPGYQDRQNSGAISGQYMPKALNGGSLQTDSIHSGTEEDGLLAQGYGIPGMQISQPRYPDSRVSTDQRQILGAGVDQQTSSRNVPGISAGTPTNLRALDSVQGQPRDTPRDTLQGGMTAPGSLPSHPFSVSGNGEPGQYSRPQIPDTSSYNVRDFTSRGASDGSRIGQSDLRTGPVAEPVRTALSNRNAQVQRGGDSASSQTQIQTGAEGTAAEASAAGQYRGIGSKTQVQGGYAGNGSFSAQAQSGFTGGITQSQVQGGKQGGLSGSSSAVENVGSAQSQVQIGRPSGSASSTAQGRFSQGMTSVRAQSGRTGGSAGAESQSRGLSSSQVKVDIAGKEVTGNSDFQGTVSASVLGGSSTGQSQTQLQGGYNSGRTYAATAQGGFDAAMDYQGSVPSAETSPVILHRNLDRNANFMHTSQLPSSGAVHRPSINGIASPSTLNRGAGVPVSVPISTPRQVSHEQAQGSRNIPGISQLPGTEYLSKIPSRNQGSTGSRDQDIHDQSQGSFDQRTSEIRYPSQSQGLYQPLHLTRSQPQSNMPQATSYESPSTATGSLQTDLTLGPIPFDQQRSPFSGSQTPTMQPQSGSFYETPSNLQPSHGARHPYHSPTVPQQSGYHPIQQPLSELSPPTQSMGSQGRINGLQPPSTIHEAFQPSSTFRTQHGIRAPDSSTQFGQQYFPPYPTETQNGDQIYSKRDQTAPTGSGSSDGAYSTSYQQPYFRPGLNQPPFQVPSQSNGLAPGQQIPSLTDRQPTSIGTPNPGGAPISFQEPGQRPLGQTSSLVPSFRPSLTTGQQTFLEPEHRLPGQTSLLEPSLRPSLTPEQHTLTAPTTDRDISSQQRPIQRPGVREPDSSEEGGCCEALKNLKRRCCGKTTQKQNGSCCSSTIDDFTQDFEDEDLTDESSNKEPCKVVKAICYIVYKPVGKARICKPTTSNNC, via the exons ACCGAGCTTATTCAAATCTTGGACTCCAAAAATTCATGGATTTCAATATCACTTCATGATTTCATTGAA GAAAAGAAAGCTTTTAAGGACTCAAATGGAAGccaatgttttatttcaagtgCTACGGGCGAGACGATGGAAGATGACAGGAAAAAGTTACGGCTATTAAAT aatggCATTGTGAAAGGATCATACATCcccacattttatattttgaaagagatcgatgataaaacttttattgagaAGTTCGGAAAGCGGATAGCTCGGTTTTGCAATGGAAGTTCATTGTCATTGGTATCCAGTGATGGAATTCCATTAA gaCGGAAGAAGAGGCAGACAGCTGTCAATGATGACAAAAGCAAATTTACTCATCATTCATATGGTCATTATGGACATCAGAGCAATAATTACGCTCATTATGGTCATGACACTCGTATCACTGGTACTATTGATAAAGATGGAAACTTAAAGAAAGATCAAACAATGACTCAGTATCAg gaaaGATCTCAAAGTTCACAAACATATCCGTTGAGGGGAACAGGAAATTTACCACATGCATCAGCCATGAATGGAAGAAATACATTCACTAACCCCTcacaaaatcaaaactttatatCAATGGGTGATAACACAGGTAGGAGTAGAAGTGTAAACTCCGGCAGTGACAATTCAGGACAATTTTCCTTACAAACAGCACAAGAAAGTGGATATCAACTAAACTTGCCTTTTGGACTCAAGGCCGGAAATGCTTATCGTGGTGGTATTAGTAGTAGTGGACAATACGGGGGAACTAGAGGCATGCCATATCATTTATCTGAACAAAAGCCTAGTCTAGTTGGTTCAGGTTTGCAAAGATATCCCAGTGCATCTTCTCCAGGTTCCTTACAAGGATCTTATCCTGGTTTTAATGATATCTCCAAATCTCCAGAGAGTTTTCAACCAGGAGGAATGCCAGGAAGCTCTTATTTAAGTCCTCCAATATCTAGAGCGGATCAAAGAAGTTTGTCACCTGATACAAATGGACGTCCTTCCCTTAAAACTGAATCTACATATCCCATTGTCCCAGGTGTATCTGATATGCAACAGCAGGGGGGAATTCCTGGACAGTTGATGCGTTCCCATACTGGTTTAGGTAGTTCAAGTCCACtgaatcaaattaaaactatCACGCCAGGGGGGGATTCGCAAATTCAGCCTGGAATACAGTATCAACCTCCTTTCACAGGGTACCAATCCGGGACGCCTAGTCACCCAAGGATTCTACACCCACCTGGAGTTTTGCCTGATACTACATTAACAGGATATCAATCTGCTAGAGGATATCAGCCAAGCTCTGTATCAGGATTACCGACAGGAATAGGTCAACCGGCTTTTCCTGGATATTACCCGAGCTCGTTTCCGGGAACATCAATAACAGCAGCTCGCCCAGTCATATCAGGTTACCAACCCGGTTCGACTTTAACTGCGTATCAGCCTGATTCCTTACCACAGTCTCCCCATTCGGGATATCAGCCAGCACATTTTGCACCAGGATATCAAGATCGACAAAACTCAGGTGCAATATCTGGACAATATATGCCAAAAGCGCTAAACGGTGGATCTCTCCAAACCGATTCAATACATTCCGGTACTGAGGAAGATGGATTATTAGCTCAAGGATATGGAATTCCAGGAATGCAAATTTCTCAACCTAGATACCCTGACAGTCGTGTTTCAACTGATCAACGGCAAATACTCGGTGCTGGAGTTGATCAACAAACATCATCAAGAAATGTTCCAGGAATCAGTGCAGGCACTCCAACAAATTTAAGAGCATTGGATTCTGTTCAAGGTCAACCACGTGACACACCAAGAGATACATTACAGGGAGGAATGACTGCGCCTGGAAGTTTACCTTCTCATCCTTTCTCTGTTTCAGGAAATGGAGAGCCAGGACAGTATTCGAGACCACAAATTCCCGATACTTCTAGTTATAATGTTCGTGATTTCACGTCAAGGGGTGCTTCAGATGGGTCAAGAATTGGACAAAGTGACCTTAGAACTGGTCCTGTAGCAGAGCCAGTTAGGACAGCTCTTTCAAACAGAAATGCTCAAGTTCAAAGAGGAGGTGATTCTGCTTCATCGCAAACACAGATTCAAACAGGTGCTGAAGGAACAGCTGCTGAAGCATCTGCTGCTGGGCAATATAGAGGAATTGGCTCAAAGACCCAGGTTCAAGGTGGTTATGCAGGAAATGGGTCATTTTCAGCACAAGCTCAATCTGGATTCACTGGAGGCATTACTCAAAGTCAAGTACAAGGTGGGAAGCAAGGGGGTTTATCTGGTTCTAGTTCAGCAGTAGAAAATGTAGGATCAGCTCAAAGTCAAGTACAAATTGGTAGACCTAGTGGTTCAGCAAGCAGTACGGCGCAAGGTCGATTCTCTCAGGGCATGACTAGTGTTAGAGCGCAGAGTGGAAGGACCGGAGGAAGTGCAGGTGCAGAGTCTCAATCAAGAGGTTTAAGCAGTAGTCAGGTGAAAGTTGATATTGCTGGAAAAGAGGTCACGGGAAACAGTGATTTTCAAGGGACGGTATCTGCTTCTGTTTTAGGAGGTAGTTCGACAGGACAATCTCAAACGCAATTACAAGGAGGATACAACAGTGGAAGAACTTATGCAGCAACCGCTCAAGGCGGATTCGATGCTGCAATGGATTACCAAGGTTCAGTGCCTAGTGCAGAAACAAGTCCAGTCATTTTACATCGAAATTTAGAcagaaatgctaattttatgcACACTTCCCAACTACCGAGTTCAGGAGCTGTACATAGACCATCTATCAATGGGATTGCATCACCATCTACATTAAATAGAGGAGCTGGTGTGCCGGTATCTGTACCTATCTCCACACCAAGACAAGTAAGTCATGAACAAGCACAGGGATCTAGAAATATACCTGGAATTTCACAATTGCCAGGTACAGAATATTTGTCGAAAATTCCATCAAGAAACCAAGGATCAACTGGGAGTAGAGATCAGGATATTCATGATCAAAGTCAAGGCAGTTTTGATCAAAGAACGTCCGAAATAAGATATCCTTCCCAATCTCAAGGTCTTTATCAGCCCTTACACCTTACGAGGAGCCAACCGCAATCAAATATGCCACAAGCGACCAGTTATGAAAGCCCCTCAACGGCTACTGGTTCTTTACAAACCGATTTAACTTTAGGGCCAATTCCTTTTGATCAACAGCGCTCTCCTTTTTCTGGAAGCCAAACACCAACTATGCAGCCCCAATCTGGTTCATTTTATGAAACACCAAGTAATTTACAACCCTCCCACGGTGCTAGACACCCATACCATTCTCCGACTGTACCACAACAATCAGGATATCATCCAATACAACAGCCTTTATCTGAACTATCACCACCAACTCAATCCATGGGATCTCAAGGAAGAATTAATGGGTTGCAACCTCCTTCAACTATTCATGAGGCATTTCAACCAAGTTCTACCTTTAGAACACAACATGGTATTCGAGCCCCCGATTCATCGACTCAATTTGGTCAACAATATTTTCCCCCTTACCCCACTGAAACTCAAAATGGTGACCAGATTTATTCTAAAAGAGATCAGACGGCTCCTACTGGCTCAGGGAGTTCAGATGGTGCTTATTCAACCAGTTACCAACAACCATATTTCAGACCTGGACTAAACCAACCACCTTTCCAAGTACCAAGTCAATCAAATGGTCTTGCACCAGGACAACAAATACCCTCACTTACAGACCGTCAACCTACCTCCATAGGCACACCTAACCCTGGTGGTGCACCTATCAGTTTCCAAGAACCAGGGCAAAGACCATTAGGACAAACTTCTTCACTTGTGCCAAGCTTCAGACCCAGTTTAACAACAGGACAACAAACATTCCTAGAACCAGAGCATAGATTACCAGGACAAACTTCCTTATTAGAGCCAAGCCTCAGACCTAGTTTAACACCAGAGCAACATACATTGACCGCACCTACTACAGACAGagatatttcaagtcagcaaCGACCCATTCAAAGACCTGGTGTTCGAGAACCGGATTCAAGTGAGGAAGGGGGCTGCTGTGAAgctttgaaaaatctaaaaagacGATGTTGTGGTAAAACTACACAGAAACAGAATGGTTCATGTTGCTCATCGACAATAGATGATTTCACTCAGGATTTTGAAGATGAAGATTTAACCGATGAAAGTAGCAACAAGGAGCCATGTAAAGTTGTAAAAGCAATATGTTACATTGTATACAAACCAGTTGGAAAAGCAAGAATTTGCAAGCCAACTACGTCAAATAACTGTTAA